The Streptomyces sp. cg36 genomic interval TCCGGCGGGAAACCGGTCCAGCGCAGCTCGTCGGGCAGGTGCCCCATGTCGTTGAAGAACACCACCGAGGCCGGCCGGTCCGGGGCGTAACGGATCACGGTCAGCGCGGCGTTGGCGTGGTTCAGCCCCTGCCAGCGCCACTGCGGCCCGTCGAGCGCGGCCCGCACCAGATGGCCGATGAGGAAGTTGTGGGTGACGACCAGCTCGTGACGGGGCTGGTCGCCATCGACGGGCCGGGCGAAGCGGGCCAGCGCGGCCGGTGCCAGCTCACGGCCGCGCTCGCTCATCTCCGGCGGGAACCGCGCCAGCCGGTCGAGCATCGAGTCGGCCCACTGCGGCGGCAGTTCCTCCTTGCGCGGTACGTAGGGGATGTAGTCCCCGGCGAGCTCCGAGGACTCCAGCGGGACCCCGTCGAGCTCGCCGTGGAGGAGCCGCGCGGTCTCCGCCGCGCGCGCCAGCGGGCTGTGGATCACCGCCGACAGCGGGGCGGTGCGCAGCCGCCGGCCGAGCAGCACGGCCTGGCGGCGGCCGTTCTCGGACAGTCCGCTCTCGTCGGGCAGCGCCTCGCCGTGCCGGGCGAGGTAGAGGTGGCGGGTTGCCGTCGCGGCCATGGGTGCGGTCCTCCGGGAATGTGCCGTGGTGCGCGGTGCGATCTTGCGCGTGCTGGTGTCCGGAGGGACGCGGACGCCGGGCGCGCGGTTCCGCTTGCGGGTGCGGGAGACCGGCCGATGCCCCGGCGGACCGGCTGCGCACCGCGCCGCCGGTCCGCTCAGCGGACCGGAACCGGGCAGGCATAACAGCGGTTTCGGTCCGGTTTCCTGTTGCCACCCGCCACCCCCGTGGGCGGGTGGCAACAGGGAATCGGACCGGAACGCGCTGGTCCGGAGGGGTGGGCCGGGTCACCGTGCGCGGGACCGCGGGCCATACGCATATGCACATGGCAAGGTTCGATGGCTGATATTCAGCCAGCCGCCCTGTCCGGTCCTGGCCTTGACCACCTCTGCCGACACAGACTGCCCCGAGGCCGACCGCTGGTCTTGTACGAAGGCGCACTGCCTCGCCGGATTCCGGTCGGCGGAACACGCGCATGGTGAGGAGAGGGTTGCAGGTGGAGGCCAAAGCATCCTTGATTGCCGAAGACCGAGAGGAGGCGGACCGAAGGGAGGAGGACCGGGGGGAGAGCGTGGAACGTCCGGCACCGGACTGGCTGCGGGGCCGGGTGGTGAAGTACCGGGGGAGGCGCACACCGGGAGGGATGCCCGCGCGGCTCACCCTGCCCGCCACCACGGTGACGCTCATCGTCGGCTGGGGCGACCCCCTGCACCTGTTCGGCCCGGACGGGGGCGGCTCGGGGGGCGGTACCTGGTACTCGCTCGTCGGAGGGCTGCGCACCTCGCCCGTGCTCGGCGGCTACCAGGGCTCCGGGCAGGCCGTCGAGGTCGATTTCACGCCGCTGGGCGCCTATATGTTCCTGGGCATATCGATGCACGAACTGGCCAACGAGACGGTGCACCCGGACGAACTGCTCGGAAAGAGGTGGACGGCGCGGCTGACCGAACGGCTGGCGGCGGCGCCCGACTGGGAGGCCCGCTGGGCGATGGTCGACGAGGCCCTGGCGAGCCGCCTGCTCGACGGGCCGCACGTCTCGCCCGTGGTGGCCGAGGCGTGGCAGGTGCTGAGCGAGCGCCACGGCGGGATGAGCCTGGGCGAACTGGCCGGTGCCACCGGCCGGGGCGGGCGCAGGCTCCAGGTGCTCTTCCGGGAGCAGATCGGGCTGCCGATCCAGTCCGTGGCCCGGATCCTGCGGTTCCAGCGGGCGCTGACGCTGCCGCACGGCTCGCACGCCTCGCTGGCCGAACTCGCCGCCGCCTGCGGCTACTACGACCAGGCGCATCTGAACCGCGACTTCAAGGCGCTGGCCGGACTGACCCCGGCGCAGCTGTGCGGGCTCGCCAGCCATGCCGCGCTGGACGGCACCGCCGCCGTCGAAGGGGGCCGCACGAGCGTGTTCAACCGCTGATCGTCCGTGTCCGCCGAGGGGCGCCGCCGCATGGGGCGGCGCCCCTCCCGTACGTCCCTGCCGTCACCGCTCTCCCGAACGCCCGTCGCGGCTACGAGCGCTGCGCCAGGGAGTCGATGAACTCCTTCCACGTGGCGACCGTGTTCGCCGGTGGCGGCGCGATCGCGGGGACGGCGCCGAAGTCCGAGTACTCCTCGACCACCAGCTCGGGCCCCTTGGTGCCGTAGCCCCGCTCCTGCGACTTGAGGACGAGCCCGTCCTTGCCCACCCACATCTCGATGAACACCGTGTTCAGGCCCGCCCTGCGGCTGGTGGCCACATAGCCGTCGCGGACGCGGTCGTCGAGGGCCGGGCCCCGGTACCCGGCGAGTTCGTCCATGACGACCCTGCCGTAGTAGTGGTCGGCCGGACGGCCGCCGACCTGCTCCTCGCCGACGCGCCGGGTCGACGGCGACGCGGCGAGCGCCCCCGCGAACTCGCGGACGTACCCCGCGGCCCGCGCCCCGCCGGACGCGGCGCCGTCGGCCGGGCCGCCGTCCATCCGGTACCAGCTCTTGCCGGGCAGCTCGTCCGTGTACACATAGACCGCGCCGCCGCTGGAGACCATGTGGCTGAACCCGCTGGGGTTGGCCCGGGACGGGCTGCTCCACGACTTGACGACGCTCGCCGAGGGCGACTTCTGGAAGAGCATCTCGGAGTGGCCCTCGCCCTTGGCGCCGCGCTGCACGGTCCGGTACGAGGACTGCGCGCCGGTCTTGCGCGCGGCGGCGAGCACCGCGGCCCGCGCCCGGGCGCCCGGGGCGTCCTCGCCCCCGCCGCCCTCGTCGCCCCGCTCCCGGTCGGCCGTGCCCCGGCCGCCGTCCGGATCCGCGGCGGAGTCACCGCTTCCGCACCCCGCGAGCGCCACCGCGAGCGCCGCGCCGACGGCGCTCAGCACGAGGCCCTTCCCCATGAACCGCACAGCCCGTGTTCCTTCCCCGTTCCTGCGAAAACCCCCTGATCCTAGACGTTTGCGCAGGTGGACCGGGCGGCGAAGGAGAACGCGGGCGTACGGTCCGGTGTCCGGGGAGCGCCGTCAGGCCGCGAAGAACCCGCTCAGAACGGGTGCGAGCGCCTGCGCCGAGAAGACGTGGTCCTGCCCGGGGAGCGTCAGCGCGCGCCCGTCCGGCACGGCCTCGGCGATGGCCGCGGCCGGGGCCCGCAGCCAGTCGGGACTCGCCCCGCCCGCGATCGCCAGCACCGGCACGTCGAGCGTCGCGAGCCGGTCCACGGGCAGCGAGGCGTCCCCGAGCACGGCGTGCTCGTACGCCAGGGTGTGCGCCAGCGCCGCCATGCCCGGCCACATGGGGGAGTGCCGGACCCGGTCGAGCTGCTCCGGGGACATGCCGAGCCGGGAGACGAACAGCTCGACCGCGTCCGAGCGCCGCCCGGCCGCGAGGAGCGCGGCGAGTTCGGTGCCGTAGCGCGCGTTCCCGGCACGCCGCTCCGCCTCCAGGGCGAACGGCGGCTCGTACACCGCGACCGCCGTCACCGGCACCCCGCCCGCCGCCGCCCGCAGCGCCAGCACACCGCCGGAGGAGAGCCCGTACAGCCGCACCGGGCCGCCCGCCTCGGCGGCCACCGCCGCCAGGTCCTCGACCTCGCGCGCGACTTCGTAGGGGAGGGTGTCCCCGCTGGCCCCGCGACCGCGCCGGTCGTAGGTGAACACGGTGAAGTCCGCGGCCAGCAGGCGGGCGAGCGCGGTGTGCGTCTCCCGGGTGCTGAACGCGCCGCCGACGAGGACCAGCGGCGGCCCCGCGCCCAGCCGGTCGTAGGCGATGGGCGTTCCGTCGGCGGAGCGGGCCGTGGCCGTGGGGGTGGCGTCCATGGGGCCATGGTCACCCATGGACGCGCGCCGCGCCGCCGGTTCCGGCCGCGCCCGCACGAACGGGCGCGCGCGGCGGAGCCCGGGCCGACATGTCCGGCATGCCGTACCCGACGCCGGCGTCGGACGTGGTGGTTCCGGTCGAAGCCATGTCCGCGCTGTACGCCCTGCTGTACGGTCGGGACATGTCCAAGTCAGTGACGATCCGGGTCGACGACCAACTCCACGCGCTGCTGAAGGAGCGCGCGGAGGCGGAGGGGTCGACGGTGACCGCGCTAGTGACCCAGGCCGCCTACGACGCGGTGCGCGACCCGCGCCTCGAAGGGGCCGCCGAGGTCTTCCGCTCCTTCATCGCCGAACAGGGCGACGCGTTCGACGCGGCGTTCCCCGACGACGCGCCCGACCAGCTGGACGCCTCGGGACGGGCCGCCTGACCGTGGAGTTCCACATCGACATCCGCTGGCTCCTGGAGCGCCAGACGGAAGTGCTGCCCAAGCATCCGAGCGTGCACGACTTCTCCACCCTGGTGGCCGCCGTCGGCCGCCACCGCGTCAACACCCCGCGCGTCGAAGCCACCGTCGACAACTCCTGGCGGGCGGGCGCGCTGATGCACGCGATCATCCGCCTGCGCCCCCTGCCCGCCCGCAACGCGCTGTTCGGGGCCGCCGTCGTCGTGGCGTACATGAACGCCGCGGGCGAGGGCCTGGACGCGCCCTACGGCGCGCTGATCGACCTGGCCAAGGACATAGACGCGGGCCACACCGACGCCTACGACGCCGCCGACCGCATCCGCTCCTGGCGCATCTGAAGCCGCCGCACGGGTCAACTCCACGCATACGCAACCCATTTGGCGCGAATGGCGCGGTTGCCCGCGTGGCGCGCGGTGCGTCAGCGTGAGGTGTCATGGACCGTGACCCCAGCGGCGCCGCCGCCCCCCTCTCCGTCCCTTCCCTCTCCCGCCGCCAGCTCCTGGCCGCCGCGGGCGCCGCCTCGGCCGTCACCACCCTCGCGCCGGTCCCGGCACTCGCCCGCCGGCGCGCCGGTGCCACGCTCTCCTTCACCGCGGCCACCAACGGCTCGGCCACCCTCGCCCCCGCCGGCGACCGGCTGATCGCCGAGGTCCAGGACGTGCTGTGGTCGCTGCCCAGAGGCGGGGGCCCGGCCGTGCCGCTCACCCCGGCCGGGCTCGAACCCAACCGGCCCTGCCACTCCCCGGACGGCTCGCTGATCGCGTTCTGCGCGTACCAGGGCGGCGGCTACCACGTGTGGACCATGCGCGCGGACGGCACCGGTCTGCGGCGGCGCACCGACGGCCCGTGGGACGACCGGGGACCGGCCTGGTCGCCGGACGGCACCCGGATCGCGTTCGCCTCCGAGCGGGCGGGCGACCCGGTGACCGGCGGCCCCTACCGCATCCACGTCCTCGACCTGCGCACCGGTGCCGTCACCGCGCTCACCGGACTGCCCGGCCAGGACGGGCCGTCGCAGGACGGCCCCTGGGAGGACTTCGACCCCACCTGGTCGCCGGACGGGCGGCGGGTGCTGTTCGTCCGGGGCGGGCCCGTCACCACCCCGCTCGGCTCCGTCATGGACGCCCGCACCGTCGCCGCCGTACCCGCCGACGGCGCGGGCCCGGTCACCGTCGTGCGCACCGAGACCGGGGCCGTGCAGGTGATGACCCCGGCCCTGGCCCCGGACGGCCGCCGCCTGGCGTACCTGCGCACCACCGCGGCCCCCGCCGCCAGTTGCGCGCTGGTCGTCGACGGCGCCCCGGTCCCGGTCGCCGGGGACGTCGCGCCGGTGCCCCCGCGCTGGACGGCGGCGGGCGAAGTGCTGCTGACCGTCGACGGCCGCTTCACCCTCGTGCGCCCCGACCGGCCGGACCACACCGAGACCATCCCCTTCCAGGGAGCGCTGCCGATCGCGCGCCCGCGCTACCGCGTCAAGGAGTACGACCTCGGCGAAGGGCGCGCCAAGCCGGTGCGGTCCGTCCATCTGCCCGCGCTCTCGCCGGACGGGCGCCGCGTCGCCTTCGCCGCCCTCAACACCCTGTGGCTGGCGGACACCACGGGCGCCCGGCCGCCCGAGCGGCTGCGTGCGTCGGCGCCCACCCGCTATCTGCTCGGGCCGTCCTGGGCGCGCGACGGGCGCTCGCTGGTGTACGCGGACGACCGCGACGGGCTGCTCGGCGTCTACCGGCGCGACCTCGCCACCGGAGACGAGAGCGCGCTGGCCACGGGCGGGCGGGTGCACCCGGCGCTCTCGCCCGACGGAAAGCGGCTCGCCTGCCTCGACCTGACGGGCCGGCTGCTCGTACGGGACCTCGGCACGGGCGCCGAACGCGTCCTGGTGAGCGCCCTCGGCGCGGGCGGGCTGCCCGGCCGCCCCAGCTGGTCGCCGGACGGCCGCCACCTCGCGTTCTGCGACCGCAACCGCCTCAACTCCCGCTTCCGGGAGGGCTAC includes:
- a CDS encoding histidine phosphatase family protein, whose protein sequence is MAATATRHLYLARHGEALPDESGLSENGRRQAVLLGRRLRTAPLSAVIHSPLARAAETARLLHGELDGVPLESSELAGDYIPYVPRKEELPPQWADSMLDRLARFPPEMSERGRELAPAALARFARPVDGDQPRHELVVTHNFLIGHLVRAALDGPQWRWQGLNHANAALTVIRYAPDRPASVVFFNDMGHLPDELRWTGFPPEFRV
- a CDS encoding helix-turn-helix domain-containing protein — encoded protein: MERPAPDWLRGRVVKYRGRRTPGGMPARLTLPATTVTLIVGWGDPLHLFGPDGGGSGGGTWYSLVGGLRTSPVLGGYQGSGQAVEVDFTPLGAYMFLGISMHELANETVHPDELLGKRWTARLTERLAAAPDWEARWAMVDEALASRLLDGPHVSPVVAEAWQVLSERHGGMSLGELAGATGRGGRRLQVLFREQIGLPIQSVARILRFQRALTLPHGSHASLAELAAACGYYDQAHLNRDFKALAGLTPAQLCGLASHAALDGTAAVEGGRTSVFNR
- a CDS encoding alpha/beta fold hydrolase, whose product is MDATPTATARSADGTPIAYDRLGAGPPLVLVGGAFSTRETHTALARLLAADFTVFTYDRRGRGASGDTLPYEVAREVEDLAAVAAEAGGPVRLYGLSSGGVLALRAAAGGVPVTAVAVYEPPFALEAERRAGNARYGTELAALLAAGRRSDAVELFVSRLGMSPEQLDRVRHSPMWPGMAALAHTLAYEHAVLGDASLPVDRLATLDVPVLAIAGGASPDWLRAPAAAIAEAVPDGRALTLPGQDHVFSAQALAPVLSGFFAA
- a CDS encoding toxin Doc, with product MEFHIDIRWLLERQTEVLPKHPSVHDFSTLVAAVGRHRVNTPRVEATVDNSWRAGALMHAIIRLRPLPARNALFGAAVVVAYMNAAGEGLDAPYGALIDLAKDIDAGHTDAYDAADRIRSWRI